In Candidatus Defluviibacterium haderslevense, the following are encoded in one genomic region:
- a CDS encoding glycosyltransferase family 39 protein, translating into MNKNLILKSQSTPTIKVYLYIFIYFMFVRLIYVFIQGFFNNYALLMDSVGLVHFADQALLGDFNFDWGRFIASPLMSLFIAGHKLLFGSYWNVVLIISQLILSSLSGIYIYKITRLLFEKQEIAMIATIIYGLFPMTLYWVHTFSQETLFQSLLIFSIYHLIQYCSNEKLTSLIYSAVLFALSFLTKSHILIFSLFIPVILFLNINSKKKSLFSILGFTLICILSTLPYGLYHLKYNQTYILSSNGYGYQFYFGNSWPGYRNIVEPLPQDTILQHYKNGVDNTPYYYGSEQANIDSMFQLPQHTKQFAFLKSGLNWIITHPWLTLKLKCFDFFYFLIPGVNPKLYTFWNWFISFIISIPIYIFGYWGMWLAIKKDYKKHFFMVALFLTMILFSVVWYVQNRFRTITIEPFYIIYASSIIYMIISKTRCLNFIIPDNNLQNNS; encoded by the coding sequence ATGAATAAGAACCTTATTTTAAAATCACAATCAACACCAACCATTAAGGTTTACTTATATATTTTTATCTATTTCATGTTTGTTCGACTGATCTATGTTTTCATTCAAGGTTTTTTTAATAATTATGCTTTGTTGATGGATAGTGTTGGTCTGGTTCATTTCGCTGATCAAGCATTATTGGGTGATTTTAATTTTGATTGGGGGCGTTTTATTGCTTCGCCGTTGATGTCGCTTTTTATTGCCGGACACAAATTATTGTTTGGTTCGTATTGGAATGTTGTATTAATTATAAGCCAACTGATACTTTCAAGTCTAAGCGGTATTTATATATATAAAATAACAAGATTGCTTTTTGAAAAACAGGAAATTGCAATGATTGCGACAATAATCTATGGGCTTTTTCCTATGACTTTATATTGGGTGCATACTTTTAGTCAGGAAACTTTATTTCAATCCTTATTAATTTTTAGTATCTATCATTTAATACAATACTGCTCCAATGAAAAATTAACATCATTGATTTACAGTGCCGTTTTGTTTGCTTTGTCTTTTTTAACTAAATCGCATATACTTATATTTAGTTTATTTATTCCTGTTATTCTATTTTTGAATATCAATTCTAAGAAAAAAAGTTTATTTTCAATTCTAGGATTTACTTTAATCTGTATCCTATCTACTCTGCCTTATGGGCTTTATCATTTAAAATATAATCAGACCTATATCCTATCATCGAATGGATATGGGTATCAATTTTATTTTGGAAATTCGTGGCCAGGATATAGAAATATAGTAGAACCACTACCTCAAGATACGATACTTCAACATTATAAAAACGGTGTAGATAATACGCCGTATTATTATGGCAGTGAACAAGCAAACATTGACAGCATGTTTCAACTGCCACAACACACTAAACAATTTGCTTTTTTAAAATCGGGTTTAAATTGGATCATTACTCATCCATGGTTAACCTTAAAATTAAAATGTTTCGATTTTTTCTATTTTCTAATTCCTGGCGTTAATCCTAAATTATATACTTTTTGGAATTGGTTCATAAGCTTTATCATATCCATTCCAATATATATATTTGGATATTGGGGAATGTGGTTAGCTATAAAAAAAGATTATAAAAAACATTTCTTCATGGTGGCGCTTTTTTTAACCATGATACTTTTTAGTGTGGTATGGTATGTTCAGAATCGATTTAGAACAATAACTATTGAACCCTTTTATATTATTTATGCAAGTAGCATAATATACATGATAATTTCAAAAACGAGATGCTTGAATTTCATTATTCCAGACAATAACTTGCAAAATAATTCATGA
- a CDS encoding response regulator: MLTLRKKQMDQAKKIFIVDDDLDLTDSLKNRLLKEVSSDVQIFYTGEECITHLEESPDVIILAYFLNSVHKDAANGMDILQIIKKLKPATHVIMLSSQEHYGIALKTIINGADQYVMKGEDAFDQIIGMINSME, translated from the coding sequence ATGTTAACTTTACGAAAAAAACAAATGGACCAAGCTAAAAAAATCTTTATTGTTGATGATGATCTGGATCTTACGGATTCATTAAAGAATAGATTACTAAAAGAGGTTTCTTCTGATGTTCAAATATTTTATACAGGAGAAGAATGTATTACGCATTTAGAAGAATCACCTGATGTAATCATTCTAGCTTATTTTTTGAATTCAGTACATAAAGATGCAGCAAATGGAATGGACATATTACAAATCATAAAAAAGTTAAAGCCTGCAACCCATGTCATCATGCTATCCAGTCAGGAACATTACGGGATTGCTTTAAAAACCATTATCAATGGCGCGGATCAATATGTCATGAAAGGAGAAGATGCTTTTGATCAAATTATTGGAATGATAAATTCAATGGAATAG